Part of the Cupriavidus basilensis genome is shown below.
TTGAAACGAACTTGCATATCTTTCTCTCGCCGCAATTCTAGCTTTTTCCATGATCGCATCAGAAGCGAGCCACTCTACGATTTTTACAGCCGCAGCCTCGGCATTATCAAGAGGGATAAATCTCCCCTCCTCGTTGTCTCTAAAAAGCTCTGGCACCCCCCCTACTGGAGTCGCAAACACCGGCAATCCATTCGCCATGGCTTCAATTATTGCGATCGGCAAATTCTCCATGCTCGCCACATGTAAATAGGCGCGATGCTCTTTCATCAAATCCGATGCACCACTAATATGACCCGTCATTTTAACCAAGCCACCAACATCGAGATTCTTTACCAACTCTGAAATTGCCTTGCTATCGGGACCAGCCCCTACCAAAGTCAAGCTCATTGGCCGGCCCATCCGCTTAGATGCAGCAACGATCTCAACCGCATAGCGCTGGTTTTTTCGATTCTCCAATGTACCAACACAAATCAGATCCCCCATCTGCCTATCAAGTTGACTGGGAACACCCGGATCACGCACGAAATTACGCACCACTTTATAAGGGATATCCTTGACTTCCGGAATTCTCTTTACTAGCTCGCGCCGCATAAACTCGGAAACGAACACCAATCCGTCGAGACGCGGAATAGTAACAGCCTCAAAAAGACGTATTCTATTAAATAAGCGCCCCTTATCCGAAATTAGGCCCTTTCCCACCCATTCATCAGCTTGAGAAATATTGAAATGCACGACCATAAACACTTTCTGCTCCGGCGAGCGTCTGGCGCAAAGCGCAGCATCCGCCGACAGTGGACATTGCGCATATACAACATCAACCGATGTGTCTGTCAGAGTCCGACGTAGCGCCTTCGTTAAAAACAGTCGGTGCCAATATCGGTACCACCAAACACTTGCCGTGCCGCAAATGGCATCTATTAACCTGCGCAACGCAAATATGGGATAAACCTGCCACTTCGGAATGTCATAAGGAGTAATCAGATGAACCGGACAGCTTTGCTCCACTAAATACTTAACGTATGTACTGAAATGAGTTTGAACGCCGGTTTCTCCATGAGGGCGCATAATCGTCGCGATTAGGATACTCTTAGACATTCCTCCACTCCTCTAGCAAAATTCCCTGCCATTGATTCGATGCTGTAGCGATCTGCGGAAACAAGAGCACCTTCTCTCATTTTGAGACGGAAATTTGCGTTATTCAAAAGACTATCGATAGCCTTCGCATAGCAATCCGTGGATTCTTCGACTATCAATCCGTTAAATCCATTCTCCAAGTATTCAATTTCCGGGCTATGAATTTTCAAGTCAGTAGTAATCACCGGAAGACCAGCACAAAATGCATCCACAACCCCTAAACCTACCAGCCCTGGGTTCAGCCAAATATCGCCAAGCTTCAACATGATCGCTTTTTGTCGGTCAAATAGAGGACCGACGTATTGGACCCACTCTCTATCACTCGCGAATTCCCTCACTGCTCCCTCCAGCGCTCCACCACCGATGATTAAGAGGCGAAAATTCGGATTCCTTTCTCTAATGAGTTGAGTTGACTCAAAAAGAATATCTAGCCTTTTATTTCTATAAAGGCTTCCGCAATATATGCCAATGAGATTTTCCTCTCCCCAGCCCAAGCGACTCCTGGCATCGCCTAGTTCCGCAGGCGTTATGTCCGCCAATTGCCTCCGAAGTTCGGAAGTATCAAGAGCATTGTCGACAATGGTGATTCGATTTGAATCATAACCCTGCAATTCCACGTAATCCGCGGATCCTTTAGTGTATGCGAACCACCAGTCCGCCCAATGCAGGGTCCGACGCTTCCAGCGCTCCCCGAGAGTGCCGGATACCGCCTGTCGGTCACGCCCATGCCCCCAGAAAGCGATCCGCTTAAGTCCCAAAATATGCAGAGCCATAAGTAAGTAGTTCAGGGCATGTTTATTAGCATGCTCAATCACAATCAAATCAGCTCGCAACCAAGACATGAGTGTTGGCAAAACCAGTAACTTTCCAAATAGGCGAATCGATCGTACTCTTCTTCCCAGCGGAACTTCCAAATCACCGTGATCTCCCCGTTCGGCTTCCTCCGGCCACGGTGTACCGTACACAACCTCGAGGTCAACACCTTTCTGATCCAGTTCTTTCTTCAGTTGAATAAAAAAAGGCAGTCGGTACCTCTTCATAACCGGCTGAATAATGCAAATGCGCATTTCAATCTCGTGGAGATATTTCTTTGATTAGAAATCTGACGTAAGGCCAGGCAAAGAATAATGGCCACGCTACTGAACCATGGCGAGACGTAAAGTACAACCAGGAACGAGGAGGCAATCCCTTAGGGCCCATCAACTTCTTCCAGCGTGCGCGAAACGGAAGGTCGCGGTCTGCTTCAGTTCCTGCTACGGGATTATTGGAACAGTAACCCATTACTCCACCCGCAACGAAGATACGAAAGCCTGCAGCACGAGCGCGGAGTGCATAATCGATGTCCCCCATAGCATGCTCATAGACCGGATCGAGGTTATCAAGCCGCTCCACAATTTGGCGCGGTATCAGCACAATATTGCCGTTCATGGCTTGACATTCTATGGTCTCCTCTGGATGCCACACCTTGCGAAATTGCAATGGACGAATCGCACTGACGCGCTCCATTCCAGCGTACGTGAGATTCTTGGTGATTCTGTCCACAGTAGCGCCAACGACAATCACCGCATGACCGACCTTCCCGCTCAACTGTTCATAAGCACTTAGCAGACGATCAAGCGCATCCTCACTCAACATGGTGTCATCATTTAACCAAAGCACAAAATCGGGCCGCGCACGCATTGCCACTTCCTGCGCCCGATGCATACCTCGATTCCAAAAAAGAGAACCGTCTCCGTGTTCGATCTTCACAAGGGGAAAATCTTCTTTGACGGCATCTACTGTTCCATCGCTACTGCCATCGTCGACAAGCACCGCATCTAAGCGAACACTATTCGACCTGCGGTTTAAAAACAGCGCCCGCAGGCACGACAAGGTTGTCATCTTTCGATTATGACAGGTTATTAATGCTGTTATATGCACAATTCAACTCACATAGATTATTAACGGAAAAAGACTATGAAAAATACTTTTTCAAATCCTCATCGCGCATAGCTCTAAATTTCTTTGAAAGTGATATACCAACTGCCATCCAAAGGAAAATCATTCCCATATCGAAAACTGGAGGCTCTTCGATATAAAACATGACCCACCTGAACGCGATCATCAATCCAAGCATTTTCGAAAGCCAATTATTCGAGCGCCAGACGCCATAATACGCCGCCAAGAACATAATGAGAAAATATAGCGCCACACCAATCGCACCTCCATAAAGAAGGGTATTCAAAAATCCCACCTCTGTACCGTACCGACGTGTGTCAACTAAATCCTCGAAATCGAAATCCGTATCATATGACCCCGCTGCACCCTCGCCCATAACGAATGAGTCACGCTTATCTAATGTCTTAAAAACATCAACATACAAAAATGTTCTAGTATCGCCAGTCAGATTTTCATCTAGGCCGTCAAGTCTTTTTGCATTCGCATTAATTTTGCTGATTTCGGCAAACGGATTAAATTGACCAGAATACCCGCCCCACAGCCCAAGTAATGGTGCTGCCATCATCAGTATCACCCCCCACTTCAAGACAGCTCGTGGAATCAGATCTCTGAAATAGTATGACAGCACCATAGCCAGAGCAAATGAAATTCTTAGAGCATTTGCGCGAAAACCCATTGCAAATCCTAAAGAGCACAGGGCAACGACAAACACAACCAGCCTATCCCGCGGCCTCAAATATGGAGAGAATAGCAATATCACCGCGATGGGGGCCACCATAAATGCATAAAACTCCCCCCCAATGCTCCACGAGAAATAAAGAAACACAAAAGACAGAACAAATATCTTCCTGACGATTAGCAGAACCAGATTCCGAAAACCAACCAAGCAGATCCCCGCGACGATTGAAAAGTGCAACGACAGCCGTAGGACATTTTCGGTCAATAGATTTTTCCATTCCCAATAGTCGTTAGCGGAAGCTATTCCTCGCAATATCTGGAACAGACTCCAATAAGCTAACAACCAAAACAAACAATAGGCACGCCAAGGAATATCACCCTTTATGTCTTTCCGCATTCTAAAAAACAAGAATAAAATCAGGAAAAACGAGGTATACCCCACAGAGGCGGCCAGATACGTCAACCCGCCCAACTTGGTCATGCCATCAATATATTGGAGACGGTAAAAAAAATCTCGAATAAATATTACTAAAAATGATAAAACCACCAATCTGGAGGCACGCATCAAGTAGTTCGCCCTACATCATTAAACGATGTATCATAAAAGATATCCGCTCTGTTCTTGCACAGCCTGCATTTATAGCGACTCATAGCAGCGGCCTCGAATGCGCAGCCAGGCGCTGCAGGAAATTTCTCTCGAAGCCATCTTTACCTCTAAAACCAGCTATTTTGAAATTAAATACACACCGCAATACGCTTACGTGCCCTTAAAATAATCCGGCACGAAGAAACTCATTCGATCGCTATAATTATTTATCTGACAAAATACAACGAGCATATTCAGGCTGCCGTCAACTTATTATTTCTCCATCGCCCACAGCCATAATACGAAATCAAAAATAGATGAGGCCAACTAACAAATATAATCCATTGATGTTATTTCTCACTCTACTCAATCACAAATGAGGTCGCAAATCGAGGCAACTCACGTGGAGCGAAATTCACCGGTCCTATATAGTTCGGCATATTTCATCGGCCCATTAGATAATCCATAATTCTCGCGAACTGCTTCTGCTTGCCGCCTCCCTAACGACCGTCGCTGATCATTTGATAAACCACACATACTGACCATCGCGGAAGCGATTGCGGAGGGATTCGGTTCAACGTATAGGATTCCGGCCACTCGATCTCGAAAGTCACTCAAAGCCTCGACATTAGAGAGAACGGCGGGTACCCCTGCGGCCATCGCTTCAACCGCGGCGACACCAAACCCTTCTTCAGAACTAGGCATCAAGTAGACGTCAGCGGCATGTAAATACGGCAAGGGGTTCTCGACGACCCCAGCACACCGAATTCGATCTTGAACACCCAGAGCTCGACTAATCGTTTCAAGGGGTGCACCCTCGCCCTGTGGCCCGACTTGGATATACAAGACTCTTAAGGAGTCGTCTATCTTTCCCAGAGCCTCGACAATCATTCCGTAGTTCTTATATGACCAGTTCCCCCCAAGGGATATAAAGACGCACAGGTCATCCGGAAGATCCAGGATCCTTCTAGCCTCTTGTCGTTGACTTTCTGTTGGAACCACATATTTGTCGCTATCGTACCAATTAGGTATCAATGGGTTCCTCACGCGATAACGATTCCATTCATTCCTTTGACCGGATGGGCTGTTCGAAATAAGGGTTACTCTTAATATCCTTCGCATAACCTGGCGCTCGACAAATTTTCGCCAGCGTAGAAACCCTCTAAACCTAAATATATGATGAACTGTACGTAAGAGAAGAATGGAATATCCCAAGTATAGGCGAGTCGTGGCGGCAAATATTGGGCTAGCTCTCTCAGTATGGAGATGAACGATATCGAATTTTCCTTCTCTTAATAAACGACCAACAGAGATAAAAAATGATAAACGCTTGGCAAACGCGATGTGATGAATACGATAGCCCGCCTTTTCTAGCACCTCTGCGTATTCACCAACTGACGAGCCAGTGCTAAGAAGATGGATCTCAGCTTCCTTCTGCCAGAGTGATGCGGCGCTGAGTACCATCGCCTCACCGCCAGATGGCTTCAACTCCGCAAATATATGCAGGATTCTAATTTTACTTTGGTCGACCGAGTGATTTTCATTTACGCGCTTTAGATGCATTTTACAGACCTTACAAAACGAGTTCTGCGTATATCTTCTGATACGCATCCGCCACCGCGCTAATGTGAAACCTTTCTTGCGCAAGAGCCTTACCTCGCATGCCGAGCCGTTTACGTTCCGCAGAAGACTGGGCGAGCTGACACAACCCGGCGCAGATCGCTTTTGGCGATGAGACATCCAAGAGGATGCCTGCGTTTCCACCATCCAGAGTCCATGGCACCCCCCCGCTGGATCGCCCCCCGATGACTGGGATGCCAAGCGCCATCGCCTCAATAGGCGGCATTGGTTGCGCTTCCTCCAGTGAGGGATGCAGGAGTATGTCGACCTCTATGGCGAGGCGATCTAGAACATTCTGATGCGAAGTCCGTCCTGCAAACTCAATGCCATCATCATATCCTTTATCTTTTGCCCATTTTTGCGCTGCTTCACTCGTTCCATAATCCGGACCAAACATAATCATCCTGGCATCCGGAAAATCATTCTTAAATAGCGAAAAAGCCTCGATTGCTGCCTCACCATTCTTTAATAAGCTCCAGCTTGAAAGAATCGTTGCGATTCGTATTCCATGAGATTCGCCCCTTTCAACTCTGGATTTTGAAAATAAATATCCCGGCATTCCATTCGGAATTACTTCCATTTTCCCACGATACAACATGAATCGCTTAATATGATTGGCAACATAGGGGGACACAGAGACAACCCGAGTGGCGCGCCGTAATACCTGGTAGGCCATTAAGGTACGCGCAATCCGGTAGGGTATAAAATTGTGCCTCAGTATCGTAATCGGAGCATCGTGAGCTGTAATGACATGCGGAATCCCGCTAGCCTGTGCCGCTAGGGCATATTCATAAGTCCACTGCGCGTGTAGCACATCCGGCGCCTCACGCGCAATGGTTTCCCTTATGTATTTACACTCAGCATAGAAAAAATCTCTTGCCCTTCGCGGACGAAATGGTCCTATGCAAATTCGTAGATTCTCACCTTCCAGAATAATTTCATTATGCACAGCGGGATCTAATGAAATGATCAACAATCGTACACCTCGTCGCAGCAACTCTCCCGATAGAAGATTAACTGGCGTACCGCCAAGGCCAATAGGCAAATCATCCCTCCACTGCCCGGGGTTCAAGTGATCGCGAAAATCTGCCAAACGGATCGGGCCCAACATACCAACGGTGTAGCTCATCGCCTGCTGTTCTCAGAAAAATAATTTGCACTTCTCTTCTCTGCACTTTCGATCGCCGTCAGGCCAGATCCGCGCAGCCCAGCAAGCCACAGCGGGCCAAGAACAGTGGGCCGGAACTTCTCCTGATATCGCTTCGTCGTAGCGGCTGCTATTCTTCTATATATATCAGCATCTTCCAGAAGGCCAATTAACAACTCAGCGCCGCGGCCCGCGTCGTTAAGCGGCCAAAATAACCCCTCCACGCCGTCATCAACTATCTCCGGAATCCCTCCCACCTCAGCAGCCAGTATTGGTTTTCCGTACGACAATGCTTCGATGAGAGTAAGAGGCATATTTTCGATTGTTGCCGAATGAACAAGGGCACGATGCCTAGAAAGCAGGAGTGCGGCGTCTGGCACAAATCCGACTAAATGCAGCTGATCCGTTATTTCTAGTTTCTCGGCCAATGCTACCAAACCTGTCCTATCCGGACCGTCACCGGCTATCGTTAGTGTGTAGCGATATCCTCTACGTTTAGCCTCGAAAAGAACGTTTAACAAATAAGATTGGTTCTTTCTCGCCTCTAGAGTCCCTATTGCCAGGAGATCGCGATCAATGGATATTACTGTGTTATCTTCACTAGCCGGTGGCAGCGGAAAATTGGCAATGACATGTTGGTCAACGAAAGCGAGCTCTGGTAGACGCTGCAGCACCAAGCGGCGCATGAATTCGGAAACAAAAATAATGGTATCAAGTTTCGGCAGCACAATTCTTTCATTGTCTAAGAGATTGTTCCAGAGTGCACCACCTTCATGGGTGTTTCCACTCAAGACGTTCTCGAATCCCTCAGAAACGTTAAAATGCACCACGCCAACTAGTCGAAAAACAAACCCCCTCTCTCGCAATTTAAGTGCTACACGAGCGCTCAAAGGATCTTGGGCGTATACTATTTTTGATATGCCCGCTCCATTTGTTAGCGCTCGAATTAACTGCGCAGCGAGCAATTTGGCATTAAATGCGCGGTTCCAAAGTATCGCGCTCTCGCGACTCACGGCACCGAATGCACGACAAATTATGCCCCCAAATCGGCGTAGCCACCGACTAGCATCGTAGGGCGTGGCAATCGTTACAGACATCCCCTCTGAAGTCGCGCACCGAGCTATAGCATTTAGGTGCGTTTGTACACCGCAGCGCCCCTGCGCAGGTAGGAGGGTGGCAATAATCAATTGATCAATATTACTCATTCCTAGTATCCCCAACGTCGCATACACCACGTAAGTGGTTCTGGCAAACGCCCGGCTGAAGCGGCAAATAATCCAACAACATCACGTCCAATCAGCCAGCGACCGAAAAACAGGACAACAACAGCGCAAAATAGGCCCGTTCCAAATAGTACGCCGGCCAACCGTAGGGCCGGGTTTTGTAACCAATTTTGGAGTAAATGATCCATGCTGGCCGCTAGGGCAGCTGCAAAACAGCCGACGATCAATGGACCCGATATCGCCCGTACAAATTGCACCCAACGGGCTTCGCATATCCGGAGGGCGAGACCCGTAATCAGCAAACAACGCAAAATATATACGCTAAGCACTGCCCACGGCACGGCGAAAATGGAAACATTCGCTGCCCAACTCAAAGCGAATGCAAGCGCGAGAAGACTAAACGCATGTATGCTGGCCTCACTCCTCGCTTTTCCAAGGCCAAGGAGAAGTGGCCCGCCGAGCGCAAGTAGGACATTGATCGGCATAGCTAACGCCAACGGTGTAAGCAAAGACTTGGCTGGCAACCATGCCTCACCATAAACACCAAGAATGGTTGTCTGCGGTATTGCCGCCAGTGTTAAGAACGCAGGTATGAGCAACATCGCAACTCCACCAACTGAAGCCAGATAGGAGCGTCGCACCGATGCGATGTCAGTCTGACCGCGCGAGTAGGCAGAGAACAGCACACTTTGAACAGCTGAGACAAAGGCGTTCATAGGCGTCGCAACAAGATTCATGGTGCGGTTGTAGAGTCCAAGCTCCACGATGCCGAAAATCCTCCCAACGATGGCGGCATCAAGATTGCTAATTCCCCAACTGCTGACATTCCCAGCGAGTACCCCAGATCCGAACGCTAGCATTCCGCCACCCGGCATGCGTAGCGTCGGTTGTAATGAGTGACGAACTCGGAGATAAAGCGCGGCCGAAGTGATTATGGCCTGCGTCAACTGGGCCACCACCAGCGCCCAGACCCCAGCGCCTGCCCAAGCCATAGGTAATCCGACAGCAATATAGCCCGTGAGGTAGCCCCCAATACTCGCCAGTTGAATCGCGCGAAAGTTCATTTGACGGCGCAATATGGCCGCAGAGGTCTGCCCAGAAGCTTGCAGGACAAAGAGTAGTGCCATGGCCTGCACTACTTGCACGGCATTGGGCTTGCCGAAAAATATGCCTATGAGCGGCGCCAAGCTGGCTACAACAACGCTGAATACCAAGCCAACAACAATTTGCACGGTAAAGGCGAAGCGGATGTCCAATGGTGTAATATTCTGGCGCTGAACTAATGCTGATGCCAAACCGAAATCAGCAATCAAATTTCCAAGGCCGATAACTATCCAGGCGATCGCCACCAGCCCGAAAGGTTCCGGGCCGAGTAATCTTGCCAAGACAATACCGATGATAAATTGCACCAACGCACGAACGGTATTCCCGAAGGCGTTCCACTTAAGCGCAGTGAATCCTCTTGAAGTTTTATTTTGTGATTTCAATTTTGTCACTAATTAAATTTAATCAATATAAAATTATAGCCAACAAATAATAATTGATTAACCTCAAGGCGCTTTTCGTTAAATCTATGCCACTCTTACAGACATCTTGTAACCATGAGATTTGAGGAGCACGTGCCGCTGCGCCTCCGCCAAATCGTGTGCGACCATTTCTTTACACATTTCCTGAACCGTGATTTCGGGAGTCCAGCCCAGCTTTTGCCTGGCTTTAGTCGGGTCACCAAGTAGGGTTTCAACTTCCGCCGGGCGGAAGTAGCGAGGATCGACTTTGACGATCGGTCGATCGCCCCAGTAGCCGATTTCGTCGATTCCCCTACCTTCCCACTTCACTTTCATCCCGAGCTCCGCCGCCGTCCACTCAATGAACTGGCGGACACTGTATTGCACCCCCGTAGCAATCACGAAATCCTCCGGATGATCTTGCTGCAACATTAGCCATTGCATACGCACGTAGTCCTTCGCATGGCCCCAGTCGCGCAATGCGTCCAAATTGCCCATATAAAGGCAATCCTCCAATCCTTGGTGGATGTTAGCCAAGCCCCTGGTGATTTTTCGGGTAACGAACGTTTCGCCACGACGGGGGCTCTCATGATTAAATAGAATGCCGTTGCAGGCGTACATGCCGTACGCCTCCCGGTAGTTCACCGTAATCCAGTAAGCGTACATCTTAGCGACCGCATACGGGCTACGCGGATAGAAGGGGGTCGTTTCCCTCTGCGGTGTCTCTTGGACCAATCCGTACAGTTCGGACGTGGACGCCTGATAGAAGCGAGTCTTTTCCTCTAACCCCAAAATACGGATTGCTTCCAGAATACGTAAGGTTCCCATCGCGTCGACGTCAGCAGTATATTCTGGGCTTTCAAAGCTCACGGCCACATGGCTTTGTGCTCCAAGATTGTAGATTTCGTCTGGCTGAGTCTGCTGGATGATGCGTACGAGGTTACTGGTGTCGCTCAAATCCCCGTAGTGGAGATTAAATCGGGCGTTCTCCACATGGGGATCCTCGTAGATATGATCGATTCTATCCGTATTAAAACTGGAAGCGCGGCGCTTGATTCCGTGAACCATATAGCCTTTTTCCAGCAAAAATTCGGCGAGATATGAACCGTCTTGCCCGGTAATCCCGGTGATGAGGGCAACTTTTGCTTGTTTCATAGAGAAATAATCTTCCTGGAGGTCAATAACTAGGCCCATTGCCGAAATGGTGCGACGTCATACGCGAGGCGCACTCCATCCGCCAGCGTTGTACGAGCCCGCCAGCCCAGCGATGCCAGCCGACTTACGTCGAGCAGCTTTCTAGGAGTGCCATCTGGTTTGGTCGCGTCATATACGATACGGCCGCGGAAACCAACCACGTCCATCACTGTCTCAGCCAACTCTCGAATCGTTAAGTCCTTCCCGGTACCTATATTTACCAATGGGCCGTCATATCCCTGCTCAGCAAGATGTACGCATGCATCGGCCAAGTCATCTACGTATAGAAACTCACGGCGCGGCGTGCCGGTGCCCCATACCACGTACTCATCGTCGCTCCGTAGCTTGGCTTCGTGGGCTTTTCGAATAAGGGCAGGTAACACGTGACTATTGGCTAGGTCGTAGTTGTCATTGGGCCCATAGAGATTGGTTGGCATCACACCTACATACTGGCGACCGAACTGTCGGTTGTAGCTCTCGCAGAGCTTGATACCCGCGATCTTGGCAATCGCGTAGGGCTCGTTTGTGGGCTCGAGAGGGCCAGATAGCAGATACTCTTCCTTGATTGGCTGAGGACAGTCGCGCGGGTAGATACAACTTGAACCCAGGAACATGAGTCGCTGCACGCCAGCCAAATGCGCACCGTGAATGATGTTTGCCTCGATCAGCAGGTTTTGATACAGAAAGTCCGCGCGATATAGGTTGTTGGCTTGGATTCCTCCCACCTTGGCCGCGGCAATGAAGATGTACTCCGGCCCCTCCGAACTCAGGAATGCGTGCACTGCGCGTTGATCGAGCAGATCTAGTTCGGCATGCGTGCGCGTGAGCACGTTTGTGTAACCGCCTTCTCGCAGACGACGAACAATAGCACTGCCTACCATCCCGCGATGGCCAGTAACAAAGATCTTTGCTGTCTTATCCATCGTCTCGCTCATTTGCGTCCGTATGTGTCTTCAAAGCGCACGATGTCGTCTTCTCCAAGATAACTGCCACTCTGCACCTCGATGAGTTCAAGCGGTAGTTTTCCTGGATTCTCCAACCTGTGGACTGTGCCTAAAGGGATATAACTCGATTGGTTCTCGGATAGTAAAAAGGTCTCATGTCCACAAGTTACTCGCGCCGTGCCTTTAACCACGATCCAGTGCTCAGCACGATGGTGGTGCATCTGCTGCGAAAGTTTGGCGCCGGGCTTTACAGTGATGCGCTTCACCTGATACCGCTCGCCATCGTCCACCGAATCGTACGCGCCCCATGGGCGATAGACTTTGCGGTGCTCTGTGGCCTCGCTTCGGCCAGTCTTGCGAACAAGATCCACCAGCACCTTCACGTCCTGCGTCTTTTCCCGATGTACCACCAGAACGGCGTCAGGTGTTTCCACAACCATTACATTGTCGAGACCAGCAACCGCGACCAACCGATGCGATGAGTGAATCAGGCAATTCTTTGCGTCGTGCAAAAGCACGTCACCGACGGCCACATTGCCCTCTTCAGTCTTCTCTCCCACTTTCCAAACTGCATCCCATGAGCCGACGTCGCTCCACTCGGCGGACATTGGCACCATGCGAGCGAGGCGGGTATGTTCCATAACTGCGTAGTCAATCGAATTGCTCGGACAACGTGCGAGGGATTCAGAGTGCAGACGGAAGAAGTCCTGGTCTTGATGGCCCTGGTCGACTGCCTCCTTTGCGAGCGTGAGTATCTCAGGTGCGAATTTCTCCAGTTCTGCTAAGTAAGCAGATGCCCGAAACAGGAACATCCCGCTGTTCCAGAAATAGTCCCCCTCTGCCAGGTACTGGCTGGCTAGCTCATGCGAGGGCTTCTCAACGAACCGGTCCACGTCAAACACGGACGCCCCATTTGGCAAGCCAGACTTGATGTAGCCGTAACCGGTGGCAGGTTCGGTGGGAATGACGCCAAATGTGACAATTGCACCCGCCTGCGCCGCAGGTACCCCATTGCCGACTGCGAGCACGAATGCATCTGTATCGCGAATTAGCTGATCGGAGGGCAATAGCAAGAGTATGGGATCTTGCCCGTTTGCCGTGGCTCGCAATGCTGCAACGGCTGCCGCAGGCGCGGTATTCCGCCCATGCGACTCGAGAATCAGGGATCCGTTCTCGACCCCCATTTCGCGCACTTGCTCGGCCACCATGAATCGGTGTGCGTGATTGGATACCAACATCGGCGCGCTAATGCCAGGGATTGCCTGCACTCGTAGCAGAGTATCCTGAAGCAATGACCGATTACTCAGCAGCCGAAGGAACTGCTTGGGATAGCCCTCGCGGGAAAGCGGCCAGAGGCGAGTACCAGAACCTCCACAAAGTACAACCGGGATAATGGCGGCTGGTGTTTCCATCCGTTTGCTCCTTCTGCAAAATCGACGTCGATCTCACCTGCATAGCAAATATCAGGCGGCAAAAATTACTCGCGCCCTGAAGTCGGGGCGAGACGTCCCCGCTATGAATAAAATACCAAGTTTGGGATGTTTATACAGCAGATTATAATTTCTGCCCCCCATTTTTCTTCCAGCCTTTCCACCCGATCTATTATTTTCCAGTCGATCAGCTTTTCGTAACCAATAACTGAATAATTAGATTAATTTTTATAGGCTGCTATATTAATTTATTTTAAGCGAAGATTCGGCGACAACGGCTGCACTGCCTAGACGCTTCGAGGCGGTCTCTGCACGGCTTCTT
Proteins encoded:
- a CDS encoding glycosyltransferase, which produces MSNIDQLIIATLLPAQGRCGVQTHLNAIARCATSEGMSVTIATPYDASRWLRRFGGIICRAFGAVSRESAILWNRAFNAKLLAAQLIRALTNGAGISKIVYAQDPLSARVALKLRERGFVFRLVGVVHFNVSEGFENVLSGNTHEGGALWNNLLDNERIVLPKLDTIIFVSEFMRRLVLQRLPELAFVDQHVIANFPLPPASEDNTVISIDRDLLAIGTLEARKNQSYLLNVLFEAKRRGYRYTLTIAGDGPDRTGLVALAEKLEITDQLHLVGFVPDAALLLSRHRALVHSATIENMPLTLIEALSYGKPILAAEVGGIPEIVDDGVEGLFWPLNDAGRGAELLIGLLEDADIYRRIAAATTKRYQEKFRPTVLGPLWLAGLRGSGLTAIESAEKRSANYFSENSRR
- a CDS encoding lipopolysaccharide biosynthesis protein, whose amino-acid sequence is MKSQNKTSRGFTALKWNAFGNTVRALVQFIIGIVLARLLGPEPFGLVAIAWIVIGLGNLIADFGLASALVQRQNITPLDIRFAFTVQIVVGLVFSVVVASLAPLIGIFFGKPNAVQVVQAMALLFVLQASGQTSAAILRRQMNFRAIQLASIGGYLTGYIAVGLPMAWAGAGVWALVVAQLTQAIITSAALYLRVRHSLQPTLRMPGGGMLAFGSGVLAGNVSSWGISNLDAAIVGRIFGIVELGLYNRTMNLVATPMNAFVSAVQSVLFSAYSRGQTDIASVRRSYLASVGGVAMLLIPAFLTLAAIPQTTILGVYGEAWLPAKSLLTPLALAMPINVLLALGGPLLLGLGKARSEASIHAFSLLALAFALSWAANVSIFAVPWAVLSVYILRCLLITGLALRICEARWVQFVRAISGPLIVGCFAAALAASMDHLLQNWLQNPALRLAGVLFGTGLFCAVVVLFFGRWLIGRDVVGLFAASAGRLPEPLTWCMRRWGY
- the gmd gene encoding GDP-mannose 4,6-dehydratase, with translation MKQAKVALITGITGQDGSYLAEFLLEKGYMVHGIKRRASSFNTDRIDHIYEDPHVENARFNLHYGDLSDTSNLVRIIQQTQPDEIYNLGAQSHVAVSFESPEYTADVDAMGTLRILEAIRILGLEEKTRFYQASTSELYGLVQETPQRETTPFYPRSPYAVAKMYAYWITVNYREAYGMYACNGILFNHESPRRGETFVTRKITRGLANIHQGLEDCLYMGNLDALRDWGHAKDYVRMQWLMLQQDHPEDFVIATGVQYSVRQFIEWTAAELGMKVKWEGRGIDEIGYWGDRPIVKVDPRYFRPAEVETLLGDPTKARQKLGWTPEITVQEMCKEMVAHDLAEAQRHVLLKSHGYKMSVRVA
- a CDS encoding GDP-L-fucose synthase family protein is translated as MDKTAKIFVTGHRGMVGSAIVRRLREGGYTNVLTRTHAELDLLDQRAVHAFLSSEGPEYIFIAAAKVGGIQANNLYRADFLYQNLLIEANIIHGAHLAGVQRLMFLGSSCIYPRDCPQPIKEEYLLSGPLEPTNEPYAIAKIAGIKLCESYNRQFGRQYVGVMPTNLYGPNDNYDLANSHVLPALIRKAHEAKLRSDDEYVVWGTGTPRREFLYVDDLADACVHLAEQGYDGPLVNIGTGKDLTIRELAETVMDVVGFRGRIVYDATKPDGTPRKLLDVSRLASLGWRARTTLADGVRLAYDVAPFRQWA
- a CDS encoding mannose-1-phosphate guanylyltransferase/mannose-6-phosphate isomerase; the encoded protein is METPAAIIPVVLCGGSGTRLWPLSREGYPKQFLRLLSNRSLLQDTLLRVQAIPGISAPMLVSNHAHRFMVAEQVREMGVENGSLILESHGRNTAPAAAVAALRATANGQDPILLLLPSDQLIRDTDAFVLAVGNGVPAAQAGAIVTFGVIPTEPATGYGYIKSGLPNGASVFDVDRFVEKPSHELASQYLAEGDYFWNSGMFLFRASAYLAELEKFAPEILTLAKEAVDQGHQDQDFFRLHSESLARCPSNSIDYAVMEHTRLARMVPMSAEWSDVGSWDAVWKVGEKTEEGNVAVGDVLLHDAKNCLIHSSHRLVAVAGLDNVMVVETPDAVLVVHREKTQDVKVLVDLVRKTGRSEATEHRKVYRPWGAYDSVDDGERYQVKRITVKPGAKLSQQMHHHRAEHWIVVKGTARVTCGHETFLLSENQSSYIPLGTVHRLENPGKLPLELIEVQSGSYLGEDDIVRFEDTYGRK